The DNA region CCTAGTGACAAAGCTAAGAGCATTGTTACCAAGCCCAAAACTTTTGTTAACGAACTTGCTTTAAAGCTTAGTTGAGACAACGTGAACATTTTTAATTTGCGTTGACTAAACCACTTCCAATTCTTCATAGCTTCTACCACTGTTGGGAAAACTGCGCTAAAGAATAAAAATGTCCCTGGGGTAATAGTAAAGATTGCCAGTGGTACTGCAACTAATTGTAACGTCGTAATTTTAGCCATCGCATAGTAACCAATCGCTAATAATACTAATGACAAGATAAATTTAACCAATGTTTTTACTGGTTGTTTTTTCTTCCGCTCAGATGTCGCTTCACTATATAATAATTCTAATGTTTTACTACGTTTGAATTTCAACACATTCATAATGGTTGTTATAACAAATAAAATGCCGAAGAAAATGACTGTCACAATAATTGCCATTGGGACAAATGGGACATAGGTTTGTGATGGCAGGTCAATCGCTTTTGTTAAGTAACCACCGACCCCGATTGCTAATAAGGTTCCCAAGATAACTCCCACAAACATTGAAACAAGTCCGATAAAGATTGTTTCAATTGCAATCATTTGACTGATTTTACGTTTCTTCGCACCTAACAGCATGTACATTCCATATTCTTTTTTACGCATAGATAACAAGAAGCTATTGGCATACATAATATAGACGACTGTTATAATCCCCAATAAGATTGCTCCAAATTGGAAAACAAATGAAACCATTTGAACACTTGGAATATTATCTTTTAAGAACTCTGTATTCAGTGAGACTGTTTGAAACATATAAAAAATGGCGACTGAAATAATTAAGCCCATCATTAGGACTAAATAATCTTGCCAACGTTTTTTCACGTTAGTTAAGGAAAGTTTTAACATCATAGGACTACACCAAACTTTCTTCAGGTAATTCTAAGTTCGCTAAGACTCCCAAAATTTCTTGATAAAACTCTGGTTGACTACCTTTTCGTTCTAACTCGCGATAGATTTCACCATCTTGAATGAATAAAATACGTTTACAATAACTTGCACTGACTGCATCATGAGTCACCATTAAAATTGTTGTATCGTACTCTTCGTTTAAATGTTTTAATGCTTCTAACAAATTCTTGGCATTTTTCGAGTCTAACGCCCCTGTTGGTTCATCTCCTAATAATAAATCAGGTTGGTGAACCAGCGCTCTCGCTGCTGCCACACGTTGTTTTTGTCCACCAGAAACTTCTGTTGGATAGCTTTTTAAAATTTGTTGAATACCTAAGATACGTGCAATTTGATGTACCTTTGATTTAATCTGACGATTAGAAACCCCTTGTAACGATAATGGCAAGGCAATATTTTGTTCCATTGTTAAGTTTTCTAACAGATTAAAATCTTGGAAAATAAAACCAATCTTTTGTGCTCTGAAATCTGATAACTGGTTATCATTTAACCCTTTTAGACTATTTCCCGAAATTTTAATATCTCCTTGAGTTGGTGTATCTAAGGCTGACAAAATATTTAATAAAGTTGTTTTACCGGATCCTGATGGTCCCATAATCCCTACAAACTCTCCTGATTCTACTTGGAAATTAATATCCTTTAACGCCTCATGTTGACGTTCCCCTTTTTTACCATAGACTTTCTTGATGTGTTCTGCTGATACAACTGGTTGTTTCATTTTATTTTCCTCCATCTCATCTCTTTGTTTCTTACATAAATAAGCATACACCCAATAAAAATCTCAACCATCAGCCTATAGTCTGATTATCCAGTCAGACTTATTAACCAAAAAGAGCCCCTACGTTAGTCGGGACTCTTTTCTTATTCTGCTTTATATAACATTGTTAATTCAACTTCATTAGATTCTTCATCTACCTTTTTAGCAATGACGTCAAACTGATTCTTCAAATAAAACTGATAAGCTTGTTTGTTCTTTTCA from Vagococcus coleopterorum includes:
- a CDS encoding ABC transporter ATP-binding protein; translated protein: MKQPVVSAEHIKKVYGKKGERQHEALKDINFQVESGEFVGIMGPSGSGKTTLLNILSALDTPTQGDIKISGNSLKGLNDNQLSDFRAQKIGFIFQDFNLLENLTMEQNIALPLSLQGVSNRQIKSKVHQIARILGIQQILKSYPTEVSGGQKQRVAAARALVHQPDLLLGDEPTGALDSKNAKNLLEALKHLNEEYDTTILMVTHDAVSASYCKRILFIQDGEIYRELERKGSQPEFYQEILGVLANLELPEESLV